The genomic interval TAGACCCTTCTGCTAAAAAGAAAACAAAACACATTAACCCTAAAACCAGAACCGGGCCTTTTGGTAAAACAAATGCAAAAGAGTCTACTTTTTCTTCTTCTGAATGCGGCAACAGGTTTTTGTACTGGCTTGCAGCAATAATAAATAACATACCTGAAATACTGACTGCTGCAATCGTAGGCGACAAGCCTAATTTTATCAAAAAACCCAGTCCAATCGAACCGATTAATCCGCCCAGGCTAAACATGCCATGGAAGGAGGACATAATATGCCTTCCATAACGATCCTGAACAATGACTGCGTGGGAGTTCATCGCAACGTCGATAGAGCCGATTGCTGCTCCAAAAATAAAAAGTGCGATAGCCAGTTGTATTGATGAAGAGGTAAGAAGCAATGCAGGTAGAATTAAAGAAATGACTGTTGCAGCAATTAATGTTATTTTTCTGCTGCCGTATTTATTGATGAACATTCCGGTGAAGGGCATGATTAAAATAGCACCGGCACCAAGCGAAAGCAGGACTAATCCCAAAGCGGCATCGTCCAGTCCCAAATTAATTTTGGCGACTGGCACCATCGGAGCCCAGCTCGACAATCCGATTCCGCAAACCAGAAAGATCAACAAACTTGCTTTTCTGGCTGCTTTAATTTTTTTTAGCTGTAATCCGGTTTGAATGTTTTCCATTGTATGCTTCGTATGTCATTATAATTGCAAATATATGCAAATTTGCATAAATTTGCATAAATGATTTTAATATGACCAGGGAAAAGCGTTTTAATTTTATTCTTGAAAAATTATCAAACAAGAATGAAGTAGGATTCAGTCAGTTAAGCAAGGATTTAAATGTTTCTGAGGATACAATCAGAAGGGATATTGATGCGCTCTCTAGTAACGGACTTTTAATGAAAATCCGTGGAGGCGCTATTCCGCGGTCTCATAATCCGCTTACATTTAAAGAACGGATCGGACATTTGCGTGATGATAAAGAAATCATTGCCTTGAAAGCGCAGACCCTGATCAAATCCGGACAAACTATATTTATGGATGGTGGCACTTCTGTTTATACCCTGGTCTCACTTCTTTCCACTGACATCAAACTTACGGTCATTACCAATAATATGGCTATTATTCCTGCTTTGTCAGCTTATCCGGGCATTGAACTGATTGTACTTGGTGGAAAATATTTGAAAGAATCTGAAACAGTTGTTGGCTTTCAGGCTATAAAAATGGCTGAAAATTTTCAGGCGGACCTTTATTTTATGGGTATTTGTGCGCTCGATACTGAAAAAGGTGTTACCGCCAGTTTTATGGAAGAAGCTGAATTAAAGCAAATTATGATGCAAAATTCCGGAATGTCTGTTGCGCTAAGTACATTTGATAAACTCGGAACTTTTGAAACTTACCGCGTTTGCCCCATTCAGGACCTGGATTATATTATAACGGAAATGGATATCAGGGAAGAGAAGATTAATAATTTCAGAGCGCTAGGAATTAGTGTGTTATAATATTTTCACGTCATGTTGGAAATTGGACAGGGCCGATTTTAAGAGAAGTCAACTTTTTGAAAGTTGACTTCTCTCATTCACAAAACTCCTGCTTTTTATCTAGATATTTTTCTTCTTCGATTCTTTCACTGCAAAATCAACAGCTCTGGCGGTCATTGCCATGTAAGTAAGAGAAGGATTTACGCATGACGCTGAGGTCATGGAAGCTCCGTCTGTAACAAATACATTTTTCACTGCATGTAATTGATTGTTGCCATTCAGTACCGAAGTTTTCGGGTCACGGCCCATGCGGGCTGTTCCCATTTCGTGAATTGCCATTCCTAAATAAGAACCGTTGTCATGTGTTTTAACGTTTTTAACACCTGATTTTTCAAGCATTTCAGCCGCATCATTCATCATGTCCTTTCTCATTTTCATTTCGTTTTCGCGCAGTTCTGCATCAAAAACAACGGTTGGCATTCCCCATTTATCTTTTTTGTCCTTGTTAAGATACATGTGGTTTTCGTGATATGGAAGTGTTTCTCCAAATCCACCAAAGCCCATTGTCCAGTTACCCGGTGTTGTTAGTTCTTCTTTGAAATCCGCTCCGAAAGATAATTCGGCCACATTTCTTTGCCATCCCTGACGGCCGCCACCACCCTGATAACCAAATCCGCGGATGTAATCCCGTTTGTCATTACCGATATTCTGGTAACGTGGAACATAAATACCATTTGCACGGCGCCCGAAATAATATTTATCCAGATCACCCTCCCAAGTTCCGCTTGCTCCGGTGCGGAAATGGTGATCCATTAAATTATGTCCTAATTCTCCTGAATCATTTCCCAACCCGTTAGGAAAACGGTCAGAGGTGGAATTCAGCATGACAAGCGTGGAACCGATCGTACTTGCGCAAACGAATATGATTTTGGCAAGATATTCTCTTTCCTGCAATGTCACAGAATCAGTAACCCGAACCCCGGTTGCTTTTTTAGTTTTATCATCGTACATGATTTCACGCACAACAGTATCCGGACGAAGCGTAAGCAAACCTGTTTTTACGGCAGGAGGAAGTGTACTGGATTGAGTACTGAAATAAGCACCATACGGGCAACCCAATGAACATTTATTACGGTATTGACAAGGAGAACGGCCTCCTTCCAGCTGGATTTTAGTAGGCTGAGAAAGATTGGCAACACGGCCGATAGTCATAGTACGGCCTGGAAATTCTTTTTCCAGTCTCTTACGAACCTCTTTTTCAACATGGTACATTTCCATGGGCGGAAGAAAATCACTATCCGGCAGTTGCGGTAAACCCAGTTTCTCACCCGAAATCCCTACATGTTTTTCAACATAAGAATACCAGGGCGCGAGATCTTTGTAACGGATAGGCCAGTCAACAGCAATTCCGTCTTTTATATTCCCCTCAAAATCCAGGTCACTCCATCTGTACGACTGCCGTCCCCACATAATGGATTTTCCACCTACAATATTAGGGCGAAACCAGTCGAATCTTTTCTTTTCTTCGTATGGTGAATCCGAATCATTCATCCAGTATTTTTCCGTCATTTCATTATACGGATAATCGCGGGACAAAAACGGATGTGTTTCTTTTTGTTTAACCGTGAGCCGGCCGTTATACTCAGTTTCCCAGGGTGCTTTCAGTGCATTTTCGTAACCGGTTACGTGCTCTAAATTTTTCCCTTTTTCAAGCATTAAAACTTTAAGACCTTTTGCAGTAAGTTCCTTTGCAGCCCAACCACCAGATACGCCCGATCCGATGATTATGGCATCGTAAGACATATCTTTTACCGCATCAATATTTAAATTCGCCATTGTTGTTAAAAAATTATTCGTGATACTTTAAACACGGACTGCTATTGAAGAGTAAAGTCAGGAATTTTAAGTTAAGGTAGAGACGCAACTGTAAACTTTCAACCAGCTTCTGCTCTAAACTTTAAACTCTGAACTCTGAACTCTATACTTTTAAACTTTCAAATCGCCCAGCTTTTTTGTCCTTTTGGCATTGGCCATGAACCATCAAAACGGCCGGGAATCGGCAAATAATCCAATGCCTGGGTAGCACCTATTTCAGAAGTGAAATAGCCGGTTACAGTAAGTCCCTTCATTTGCAGGAAAAATGGCTTGTCGGATACTGTGGCTCTCTTAACCATATCCGTTTTCTGGGTAGCATCAAGGGATGCAAATCCTTTCTGATAGACTTCCTTGCTGTCTTTATCCAGTTTATCCAGACCGGCATAAAAAGTTTTCTGATCGTCGAACTTGTAACAATCACGCATCACACGGATTATAAATTTTTCGGCACCTGCTGCTTTTGCACCGGGAGTACCTGTTGTGGGGATAATAACGTCAGCAACATCGGCAAGTAGCGCCTCCTGCTCAGCTGAAACGTCAAGGAATGGTCCGAAATTTAATTTTTCGCCCATCACACCAGCCATAAGTGGTGCTGAAATCATACCACCCATCATGAGGGTAATTTTTTCAATAGCTTCTCTACGGTTCATCGTGTTTTGAAATGGTTACTTATAGGTTAGTTATAATCTTCTTATACGCTGGGTAGCAATGTATATTTTTAATAATACCTTGTTATTTTTGGATTAATAACGAAAAATAAAAGGTGCTCACAATTTAGGTAACTTCTGTCTGATTTGAACAACTGTTAACGAAATTAACAATTTGGAAGGATAAAGTAGGTGTTATTCGGCATAACGGTTTCAAAAGAAGGTGTATTTGTAAAAATACCGGAATATTGATTTACCAAAATTATTGTTCGCCACGGATCTGGCTTTCAGGTAAAATATCTTCAATATATAAATTCTGTTTAGTATTCAGGATCTCTACAAAATGACGGGCGTCTTTTCCGGTCAGTTCCCTGAAATGTTTTCCTTTGTGTTGGTCATAATACCATTGCCAGACCAATTCTGTTGAAATAATGATATAATTTAACTCTTTCATTTCTATACGATTTAGATGTCCGAATTTATGGATTTATTCCATAAATTCGGACAGAAGTCCATGAGAAAGTATTAAATATTTTGCAATTGGAGGTGTTTTGAATTAAAACGAGCAACTTTTTGATAAAAGCTGCTCGTTAAAAATGTTAATATCACACTGCTGGTTTCAATCAGGCTTCCTGGCCAATATGATTCAGCATTGCTTTTAATGAAATTGCTTCATGTGAAGTATTGTAAACACAAACACCGTTTTTAACAACAAGCACCTGTGGTGATTCGTGACGGATCTCGAAAGTTTTAGCGACAAACTGTGATTCCTGACGGTTTTTGATAACGTCTACCATATATATGGGTACATCAATATCATTTGCAGCACTGACTTCTGATTTTAACTGGCGATAAGCCATCAGGCTTGTCATGCATCTTGGGCTATGCTTATAAATAATCGCGTAATTGGCAGATTTACTGATATCAAGAACTTCTTCTTCGTTCGTTATTGTAATCCAATTCATAATTTATAAATGCAAAATGTGATGAGACATAGGAATGAAATTATTTCTATAACATATTTTTTTTCATTTCATTCCAAATGATCATTATCCATGAAGGTGTATTTATAGATAGCAATAAACTTTAACCTTTTATTATTTCTATATTTTAAAAATTATTGAGCTAAATCTTATTTCGAAAAAAATCACTTTATACATATTTACCTAATTTTTTATAAAATATAAAGAATGTGGGTTGTAGTACTACTTTAATTAAATGTTTGCTTTTATTCGTATAACTAAATCTTTATATTTATAAATCACAAATTGACAGGATATAATTTGTGATTCCCGCCGCAAGTGGAAATTATATTGGTAGCCGCACTGCCAGATCTGATTACTGAATACACGTATTGTGTAATTCCGGAAGTGTACAATATTCCAATACTTTAATTTCATACTTATTCTTAAACAGTTACTTATGGGACAGAACATCGACCGTAGAAGTCTTTTGAAATCGGGCTTTGCATCACTTGGTGCATTGGCAGTTTTACCGTTTATCAGCGAAGGGGCATTTGCTGAAACACCTATGCGTTTGGATAATGCTAACCGTATTGTTTATAGTCCAATGGTAAGAGGGCACTACATTGAGCGGGAACTGGATATGCCTAAAATGGTTGCCAGGATCGGTTCAAATGAAAATCCTTACGGTCCGCCGCCAATGGCCAGAAAAGCGATTGCGGAAACGATCGAAAAAGGTAACCGTTACGGAAGAACTGAGTTAAAAGCCCTGACTGATAAAATTGCAGTAAAAGAAGGTGTGGACCCTAACTATATTATGATGGGAAGCGGTTCAGGCGATTTGCTTGAAAAAACGGCTCTTGCCATGTTTAAAGACGGTGGAAATATCGTTTCGGCTGATCCAACTTACATGTCCCTGATCCGCGTTGCTGAATCTATCGGAGCAACCTGGAAACCAATTCCTTGTAAATCAGACTGGTCACATGATCTGGATGCTATGGAAAAAGCCATTGACAAAGACACCAAACTGGTTTATATCTGTAATCCTAACAATCCGATGGGAGCAGTGACTTCTACCAAGGCGTTGGTTGATTTTTGCAGCCGGGTTTCTGAGAAAGTGCCAATTTTTATCGACGAAGCATATATTGAGCTTGTAGAAGGTGCTGATAATAAAAGCATGGTGTTCTTGCTGAAAGACAAGAAAAATGTCATTATCGCCCGTACTTTTTCCAAAATTATGGGAATGGCCGGTTTAAGAGTTGGTTATATTGCTGCACTTCCAGCAACACTGGATACAATCAGGAAAACAACAAAAGGCGGCGGTGGGGGAATTCCTGTAACATCTGCTGCCGGTGCGCTGGCTGCTATGGATGATGTAGAATTCCAGAACATGACGCGTAAATTAAATACAGAAGCAAAAACCTATCTGTACGAAAACCTGACTGCGATGGGTTACAAATACGTGCCGTCATTTACCAATTTTGTGATTTTTCCTATTAACATGTCCGGAAAAGAATTGCTCAGTAAAATGGTAGACAAAGGGATTATGGTCAGGACCCTGGATATCAATGACAAACCATGGTGCCGCGTAAGTATTGGTACGAAAGATGAAATGAAAATATTCGTGACTGCTTTGCAGACTTTCAGTTAAGAGTTTTAGGTCATATTTATTCCGGATAGAATTTAGATTCTGTCCGGAATTTTTTTGTAAAATAAATACTGTCTTAAATAAAGATTATTTATTCAGTTACAATTGTTCAATTATCCATTGAATACATTCAGTTTCTTCAACAATGTTCCATGAATGAGGATGATGCAACCCGCTACTTCGTACTCCCTTTTTTGCTGATTGAATAAATTCCGCATGAGTATTTCCAATTAATGTCAATCTATTTATTAGTTCCGAGGAAAATAGAAAGTTCATATCTAAGGCGCTCCTTCTCCTTTCTTTCAAATACCAGTTAATATCTACATCATGATACACACGTACGCTCATATTTTGCAGATATTTTTCATTGCCCGGTTCTGGCAGATCTTTGTAAAAAGGAGTTAGTTTTTTGTATAAATTAATATTGAATTCTGGCGACCCTATCTCTTCCTGCATCAATTTTAAAGCGAATTTGGCTTCTGTCACACCAGCTTGAGAATAATTCCTACTAATTTCTCTTTCAAAATAATGATATATTTCAATTAAATCTACCGGGGAATCAATGCTGAAAACTGCTTTTGGTTGAATAGGATTAGATTTAGGGAATTCCTTACATAATTCGGCATATCTTAATGCTATTGTACCCCCGGCAGAAAATCCTCCAATTACGATTTTTTCAGGATCAACGGAAAAGTTTTTTATGACTTGGCTGAACGCTAAATTTAATTTTATTAATAAAGAAGAATCTGCATATAACCTGTTTCCTCCTGAAATAGCAATAACTAATATATCACTTTCATAAGCTGCATTTGGAAGTTTAGATTCCTGAAATATAGATTCGGGTGATTCGCCATATCCCGGCAATAAAATCAATGTGCCTTTGATAATGCCGGATTGTGGTTTAACTACAAGATAATATCCAGAATTGCCAACTGATGAATTTATGGAAACCTTTTCTATATTCTGACTATAAAGATTTGAGAAACAGAATATTGTTAAAATAGGTGCAATGAGAATTTTTAGTGTGTTCATATATGTTGGATTTTGGACAAAGCTAGTTTTTGTAATTCAGGTGAAAAAGTTAAAAAACATTAAATAGTGTGGGTTTAAACTGATATTGCCGATTTAAATTATTTCAAACTTATTTCCCCCTTCCCCGTTTTTCTTGTCCTAGTTCAATGTTTTGCCCCTGTTGGGGAGGTTATCTTTGTATCATTAAATCGAAAACAAAAAAACATTTACTGATATGGAAAATACAATCAACGGGATACACCACATTACAGCCATAGCTAGTGACCCTAAAAAAAATTATGATTTTTATACAAGAGTACTGGGTTTAAGAATGGTTAAAAAAACCGTCAATTTCGATGACCCAAATACATATCACTTTTATTACGGGGATAAAAACGGAACACCAGGAACCATCCTGACATTTTTTCCATGGGGAGATCAAATTCCTGCCGGCAGGAGAGGAACGCGTCAGGTTACTGAAATAGGTTACTCAGTACCGGAAGGAAGCCTGGATTTCTGGTTGAAAAGACTGGATGAAAATAAAGTAATTTATAATAAAGTCTCTGAAAAATTCGGGGAACAATACCTGACATTCCTGGATCCTGACGGTTTGAAATTTGAACTGACCGTCCCTAAGAAAGCGGACACCCGTACGCCTTGGGAAACCAGTGAAGTAACTGCCGAAAAT from Dyadobacter sp. NIV53 carries:
- the ytxJ gene encoding bacillithiol system redox-active protein YtxJ, with amino-acid sequence MNWITITNEEEVLDISKSANYAIIYKHSPRCMTSLMAYRQLKSEVSAANDIDVPIYMVDVIKNRQESQFVAKTFEIRHESPQVLVVKNGVCVYNTSHEAISLKAMLNHIGQEA
- a CDS encoding histidinol-phosphate transaminase encodes the protein MGQNIDRRSLLKSGFASLGALAVLPFISEGAFAETPMRLDNANRIVYSPMVRGHYIERELDMPKMVARIGSNENPYGPPPMARKAIAETIEKGNRYGRTELKALTDKIAVKEGVDPNYIMMGSGSGDLLEKTALAMFKDGGNIVSADPTYMSLIRVAESIGATWKPIPCKSDWSHDLDAMEKAIDKDTKLVYICNPNNPMGAVTSTKALVDFCSRVSEKVPIFIDEAYIELVEGADNKSMVFLLKDKKNVIIARTFSKIMGMAGLRVGYIAALPATLDTIRKTTKGGGGGIPVTSAAGALAAMDDVEFQNMTRKLNTEAKTYLYENLTAMGYKYVPSFTNFVIFPINMSGKELLSKMVDKGIMVRTLDINDKPWCRVSIGTKDEMKIFVTALQTFS
- a CDS encoding DeoR/GlpR family DNA-binding transcription regulator; translated protein: MTREKRFNFILEKLSNKNEVGFSQLSKDLNVSEDTIRRDIDALSSNGLLMKIRGGAIPRSHNPLTFKERIGHLRDDKEIIALKAQTLIKSGQTIFMDGGTSVYTLVSLLSTDIKLTVITNNMAIIPALSAYPGIELIVLGGKYLKESETVVGFQAIKMAENFQADLYFMGICALDTEKGVTASFMEEAELKQIMMQNSGMSVALSTFDKLGTFETYRVCPIQDLDYIITEMDIREEKINNFRALGISVL
- a CDS encoding gluconate 2-dehydrogenase subunit 3 family protein: MNRREAIEKITLMMGGMISAPLMAGVMGEKLNFGPFLDVSAEQEALLADVADVIIPTTGTPGAKAAGAEKFIIRVMRDCYKFDDQKTFYAGLDKLDKDSKEVYQKGFASLDATQKTDMVKRATVSDKPFFLQMKGLTVTGYFTSEIGATQALDYLPIPGRFDGSWPMPKGQKSWAI
- a CDS encoding MFS transporter, producing MENIQTGLQLKKIKAARKASLLIFLVCGIGLSSWAPMVPVAKINLGLDDAALGLVLLSLGAGAILIMPFTGMFINKYGSRKITLIAATVISLILPALLLTSSSIQLAIALFIFGAAIGSIDVAMNSHAVIVQDRYGRHIMSSFHGMFSLGGLIGSIGLGFLIKLGLSPTIAAVSISGMLFIIAASQYKNLLPHSEEEKVDSFAFVLPKGPVLVLGLMCFVFFLAEGSMLDWSAVFLQFNRGFDLEMAGLGYASFSIAMAVMRLTGDKIVHKIGSSKVVLYGALVASAGFMIAVCIPWPGAALIGFVLVGLGAANVVPVFFTAAGNIPNVPTSVSLPAVTTLGYAGQLAGPAMIGFIADAFSLPIALGFVGVLLLIVAFTYKEK
- a CDS encoding GMC oxidoreductase, translated to MANLNIDAVKDMSYDAIIIGSGVSGGWAAKELTAKGLKVLMLEKGKNLEHVTGYENALKAPWETEYNGRLTVKQKETHPFLSRDYPYNEMTEKYWMNDSDSPYEEKKRFDWFRPNIVGGKSIMWGRQSYRWSDLDFEGNIKDGIAVDWPIRYKDLAPWYSYVEKHVGISGEKLGLPQLPDSDFLPPMEMYHVEKEVRKRLEKEFPGRTMTIGRVANLSQPTKIQLEGGRSPCQYRNKCSLGCPYGAYFSTQSSTLPPAVKTGLLTLRPDTVVREIMYDDKTKKATGVRVTDSVTLQEREYLAKIIFVCASTIGSTLVMLNSTSDRFPNGLGNDSGELGHNLMDHHFRTGASGTWEGDLDKYYFGRRANGIYVPRYQNIGNDKRDYIRGFGYQGGGGRQGWQRNVAELSFGADFKEELTTPGNWTMGFGGFGETLPYHENHMYLNKDKKDKWGMPTVVFDAELRENEMKMRKDMMNDAAEMLEKSGVKNVKTHDNGSYLGMAIHEMGTARMGRDPKTSVLNGNNQLHAVKNVFVTDGASMTSASCVNPSLTYMAMTARAVDFAVKESKKKNI
- a CDS encoding alpha/beta fold hydrolase, with product MNTLKILIAPILTIFCFSNLYSQNIEKVSINSSVGNSGYYLVVKPQSGIIKGTLILLPGYGESPESIFQESKLPNAAYESDILVIAISGGNRLYADSSLLIKLNLAFSQVIKNFSVDPEKIVIGGFSAGGTIALRYAELCKEFPKSNPIQPKAVFSIDSPVDLIEIYHYFEREISRNYSQAGVTEAKFALKLMQEEIGSPEFNINLYKKLTPFYKDLPEPGNEKYLQNMSVRVYHDVDINWYLKERRRSALDMNFLFSSELINRLTLIGNTHAEFIQSAKKGVRSSGLHHPHSWNIVEETECIQWIIEQL